From a single Gadus morhua chromosome 3, gadMor3.0, whole genome shotgun sequence genomic region:
- the ptger1a gene encoding prostaglandin E receptor 1a (subtype EP1) isoform X1 has protein sequence MDFGYPPPPPPTPFSDQPAPATMSATTEGGVLDLTGWSPGGNLTRDKLPPSPPHPLAATLSMTLGIVSNMVAFFILAKAYSLQRRRSKATFLLFATSLVVTDLAGHVVPGALVMRLYLSGGVPAGAYEAPDALCQFLGGSMVFFGLCPLFLGCAMAAERCVGVTRPLLHAAVVSGGRTKLSLAAVWLAALAVALLPGARLGSYAYQHPGTWCFIRVLGADTGAADLAFVALFSGLGLGALAVALVCNTVSGVTLVAARCRRRPGAHHSGAKSHDIEMVVQLVGIMVTSCICWSPLLGGHGRRPGHLPDPDGGGRAAGLLEPDPGPLGVHPAAPHRPAPAVLPAEGPGGPREVRQHAGALGPRQLHAQLREARGPPGQGGQVTAGRRRAAAGGSGAGAGGPGTGWLPVRRLVYRHRVH, from the exons ATGGACTTCGGCtacccgccccccccgccccccacccccttctccgACCAACCGGCCCCGGCCACGATGTCGGCCACCACCGAGGGGGGGGTCCTGGACCTGACCGGGTGGTCCCCGGGGGGGAACCTCACCCGGGACAAgctgccccccagccccccccaccccttggcCGCCACCCTGTCCATGACCCTGGGCATCGTGTCCAACATGGTGGCCTTCTTCATCCTGGCCAAGGCCTACTCCCTCCAACGCCGCCGCTCCAAGGCCACCTTCCTGCTCTTCGCCACCTCGCTGGTGGTCACCGACCTGGCCGGCCACGTGGTCCCGGGGGCGCTGGTGATGCGGCTCTACCTCTCCGGCGGGGTCCCGGCCGGGGCCTACGAGGCCCCCGACGCGCTGTGCCAGTTCCTCGGCGGCAGCATGGTGTTCTTCGGCCTCTGCCCGCTCTTCCTCGGCTGCGCCATGGCGGCCGAGCGCTGCGTGGGCGTGACGCGGCCGCTGCTGCACGCCGCCGTGGTCAGCGGCGGCCGCACCAAGCTGTCCCTGGCCGCCGTGTGGCTGGCGGCGCTGGCCGTGGCCCTGCTGCCCGGGGCCCGGCTGGGCTCCTACGCCTACCAGCACCCGGGGACCTGGTGCTTCATCAGGGTGCTGGGGGCGGACACCGGCGCCGCCGACCTGGCCTTCGTGGCGCTGTTCTCCGGACTGGGGCTGGGCGCGCTGGCCGTGGCGCTGGTCTGTAACACGGTGAGCGGGGTCACCCTGGTGGCCGCGCGCTGCCGGCGGCGGCCTGGGGCCCACCACTCGGGGGCCAAGTCCCACGACATCGAGATGGTGGTGCAGCTGGTGGGCATCATGGTCACCTCCTGCATCTgctggagccccctgctg GGGGGCCACGGGCGCCGACCTGGCCACCTACCGGACCCTGATGGTGGTGGGCGTGCGGCTGGCCTCCTGGAACCAGATCCTGGACCCCTGGGTGTACATCCTGCTGCGCCGCACCGTCCTGCGCCGGCTGTACTACCTGCTGAGGGGCCGGGCGGACCCCGTGAGGTCCGGCAGCACGCTGGGGCGCTGGGACCCCGCCAGCTCCATGCACAGCTCCGAGAAGCACGCGGCCCACCTGGTCAGGGCGGCCAAGTGACGGCCGGACGGAgacgggcggcggcggggggctcaGGAGCGGGGGCGGGCGGCCCGGGCACTGGGTGGCTGCCGGTGCGACGCCTCGTATACCGTCATCGTGTCCACTGA
- the ptger1a gene encoding prostaglandin E receptor 1a (subtype EP1) isoform X2 has protein sequence MDFGYPPPPPPTPFSDQPAPATMSATTEGGVLDLTGWSPGGNLTRDKLPPSPPHPLAATLSMTLGIVSNMVAFFILAKAYSLQRRRSKATFLLFATSLVVTDLAGHVVPGALVMRLYLSGGVPAGAYEAPDALCQFLGGSMVFFGLCPLFLGCAMAAERCVGVTRPLLHAAVVSGGRTKLSLAAVWLAALAVALLPGARLGSYAYQHPGTWCFIRVLGADTGAADLAFVALFSGLGLGALAVALVCNTVSGVTLVAARCRRRPGAHHSGAKSHDIEMVVQLVGIMVTSCICWSPLLIFALMTVIRSYRGATGADLATYRTLMVVGVRLASWNQILDPWVYILLRRTVLRRLYYLLRGRADPVRSGSTLGRWDPASSMHSSEKHAAHLVRAAK, from the exons ATGGACTTCGGCtacccgccccccccgccccccacccccttctccgACCAACCGGCCCCGGCCACGATGTCGGCCACCACCGAGGGGGGGGTCCTGGACCTGACCGGGTGGTCCCCGGGGGGGAACCTCACCCGGGACAAgctgccccccagccccccccaccccttggcCGCCACCCTGTCCATGACCCTGGGCATCGTGTCCAACATGGTGGCCTTCTTCATCCTGGCCAAGGCCTACTCCCTCCAACGCCGCCGCTCCAAGGCCACCTTCCTGCTCTTCGCCACCTCGCTGGTGGTCACCGACCTGGCCGGCCACGTGGTCCCGGGGGCGCTGGTGATGCGGCTCTACCTCTCCGGCGGGGTCCCGGCCGGGGCCTACGAGGCCCCCGACGCGCTGTGCCAGTTCCTCGGCGGCAGCATGGTGTTCTTCGGCCTCTGCCCGCTCTTCCTCGGCTGCGCCATGGCGGCCGAGCGCTGCGTGGGCGTGACGCGGCCGCTGCTGCACGCCGCCGTGGTCAGCGGCGGCCGCACCAAGCTGTCCCTGGCCGCCGTGTGGCTGGCGGCGCTGGCCGTGGCCCTGCTGCCCGGGGCCCGGCTGGGCTCCTACGCCTACCAGCACCCGGGGACCTGGTGCTTCATCAGGGTGCTGGGGGCGGACACCGGCGCCGCCGACCTGGCCTTCGTGGCGCTGTTCTCCGGACTGGGGCTGGGCGCGCTGGCCGTGGCGCTGGTCTGTAACACGGTGAGCGGGGTCACCCTGGTGGCCGCGCGCTGCCGGCGGCGGCCTGGGGCCCACCACTCGGGGGCCAAGTCCCACGACATCGAGATGGTGGTGCAGCTGGTGGGCATCATGGTCACCTCCTGCATCTgctggagccccctgctg ATATTTGCTCTGATGACGGTGATCCGCTCCTACAGGGGGGCCACGGGCGCCGACCTGGCCACCTACCGGACCCTGATGGTGGTGGGCGTGCGGCTGGCCTCCTGGAACCAGATCCTGGACCCCTGGGTGTACATCCTGCTGCGCCGCACCGTCCTGCGCCGGCTGTACTACCTGCTGAGGGGCCGGGCGGACCCCGTGAGGTCCGGCAGCACGCTGGGGCGCTGGGACCCCGCCAGCTCCATGCACAGCTCCGAGAAGCACGCGGCCCACCTGGTCAGGGCGGCCAAGTGA